In Streptomyces sp. NBC_01717, one DNA window encodes the following:
- a CDS encoding flotillin family protein: protein MPMVIGVMAGLVLAAIIVLIGLFKLMWRVAEPNEALVISGSKHKTEGLGQGMGFRIVTGHGTLVLPGVQAVRKMSLDLNETELSVDCVTHQGIPLRVRGVVIFKVGDDFVSIANAARRFLDQQKMMAERVHNVFAGHLRSIVGGLTVEDMIRDREKLTGQTRSACGSEMEKLGLIVDSLQIHEIEDPTGYIKNLAMPHAAAVQRDARIAQAEANRRATEAEQQAAARMSEATRDSEILQAGYQAERDKAAAKSRQAGPLADAAARQEVVVQETRVAELEAQRREQQLQVDVRKPADAQAYEKRTLAEGERDARISAAEAHAKETELAAIAEANRVKTAAIAEAEATKARGAAAASATRATGEAEAAAAQAKGLALAESTRAKGLAEAEAIKARAAALAENQEAVVAQQLAEKWPEIVEAGAGAFSSVDHMVLLNGADGMSEMFAKALTMGGTGLGLARQLLSTMSQGDGRSNGGTEAAPPVNGVAPAVPPTPRKEHIPVTGGQEGGTPS from the coding sequence ATGCCGATGGTCATCGGCGTCATGGCGGGGCTGGTTCTCGCCGCCATCATTGTGTTGATCGGCCTGTTCAAACTGATGTGGCGAGTGGCCGAGCCGAACGAAGCACTGGTCATCTCGGGCTCCAAGCACAAGACCGAAGGTCTTGGGCAGGGCATGGGGTTCCGTATCGTCACCGGGCACGGCACGCTCGTCCTGCCCGGTGTGCAGGCGGTACGGAAGATGTCTCTCGACCTCAACGAGACGGAACTGTCCGTCGATTGCGTCACGCATCAGGGGATTCCCCTGCGGGTGCGCGGTGTTGTCATCTTCAAGGTGGGCGACGACTTCGTGTCGATCGCCAATGCGGCCCGCCGCTTCCTCGACCAGCAGAAGATGATGGCGGAGCGGGTTCACAACGTGTTCGCGGGTCATCTCCGTTCCATCGTGGGTGGGTTGACCGTCGAGGACATGATCCGGGACCGGGAGAAGCTCACCGGTCAGACCCGGTCGGCGTGCGGCAGCGAGATGGAGAAGCTCGGGCTGATCGTCGATTCGCTGCAGATCCATGAGATCGAGGACCCGACCGGGTACATAAAGAATCTCGCCATGCCGCATGCCGCCGCCGTACAGCGGGATGCCCGGATCGCGCAGGCCGAGGCCAACCGGCGGGCGACCGAAGCGGAGCAGCAGGCCGCCGCCCGGATGTCGGAGGCGACCCGCGACAGCGAGATCCTGCAGGCCGGCTACCAGGCCGAGCGGGACAAGGCCGCGGCCAAGTCGCGGCAGGCAGGTCCGCTCGCCGACGCAGCGGCCCGGCAGGAGGTCGTGGTCCAGGAGACCCGGGTCGCCGAGCTGGAGGCCCAGCGGCGCGAGCAGCAGCTGCAGGTCGACGTACGGAAGCCCGCCGATGCCCAGGCCTACGAGAAGCGCACGCTGGCGGAGGGCGAGCGCGACGCCCGGATCTCGGCCGCCGAGGCTCATGCGAAGGAGACGGAGCTCGCCGCCATCGCCGAGGCCAACCGGGTGAAGACGGCGGCGATCGCCGAGGCCGAGGCGACCAAGGCGCGTGGCGCCGCCGCCGCTTCGGCGACCCGGGCGACCGGTGAGGCGGAGGCAGCAGCGGCGCAGGCCAAGGGGCTCGCGCTGGCCGAGTCGACCCGGGCGAAGGGTCTGGCCGAGGCCGAGGCGATCAAGGCACGGGCCGCGGCCCTGGCCGAGAATCAGGAGGCCGTGGTCGCACAGCAGTTGGCGGAGAAGTGGCCGGAGATCGTCGAGGCCGGCGCAGGCGCCTTCAGCAGCGTCGATCACATGGTGCTGCTGAACGGGGCAGACGGCATGTCGGAGATGTTCGCGAAGGCGCTGACGATGGGTGGTACGGGGCTGGGCCTGGCCCGCCAGCTCCTGTCCACGATGAGCCAGGGCGACGGCCGGAGCAACGGCGGGACGGAGGCTGCACCCCCGGTCAACGGTGTCGCGCCCGCCGTCCCGCCCACGCCGCGCAAGGAGCACATTCCGGTGACAGGTGGTCAGGAGGGCGGCACACCTTCCTGA
- a CDS encoding type II toxin-antitoxin system PemK/MazF family toxin, translating into MTIPHRSVGTFSMISTDGSADFPGRSGPTATAEADPHDVGQVRTSYAPDRDGDPDPGEIVWTWVPFEESDGRGKDRPVLVVAREAAGTLLAVQLSSKQHDREREWVALGAGPWDSSGRPSWVDLDRVLRVHEDGMRREACALDRDRFDLVVGRLRERYGWS; encoded by the coding sequence ATGACGATCCCTCACCGTTCAGTCGGCACATTCAGCATGATCAGCACCGACGGCTCGGCCGACTTCCCCGGCCGTTCCGGTCCGACAGCCACCGCCGAGGCCGACCCGCACGATGTGGGCCAGGTCCGCACCTCGTACGCCCCCGACCGTGACGGCGATCCCGATCCCGGCGAGATCGTCTGGACCTGGGTGCCGTTCGAGGAGAGCGACGGCCGGGGCAAGGACCGCCCGGTGCTCGTGGTGGCGCGCGAGGCGGCGGGCACGCTGCTCGCCGTGCAACTCTCCAGCAAGCAGCACGACCGGGAGCGTGAGTGGGTGGCCCTCGGCGCCGGGCCGTGGGACAGCTCGGGCCGGCCGTCCTGGGTCGATCTCGACCGGGTGCTGCGGGTGCACGAGGACGGGATGCGCCGCGAGGCGTGCGCGCTGGACCGGGACCGGTTCGATCTGGTCGTCGGGCGGCTGCGGGAGCGCTACGGCTGGAGCTGA
- a CDS encoding TIGR02452 family protein — protein sequence MSARLRAIATETESIVEAGLYRTPEGREISIERTLAAALSGTRLYGPDPVPVAALDTDRTAVIEVTGESSLQAARRMTGEGPGRIAVLNYASARNPGGGYLNGAQAQEEALCRGSALYATLLRAPDYYAHHRAERSAFYTDRVIHSPGVPVFRDDRGQLLDTPYTVGFLTSPAPNAGVIRSRTPEDAHRIPAVLASRAERVLEVAAVRGYRRLVLGAWGCGVFMNDPAQVAGAFRALLADGGRFDGHFEQIVFGILDRSRTAETRNAFARTFGREAQT from the coding sequence ATGAGCGCACGGCTGCGCGCCATCGCGACAGAGACCGAGTCCATCGTCGAAGCCGGGCTCTACCGCACGCCCGAGGGGCGTGAGATCAGTATTGAGCGCACTCTGGCTGCCGCGCTCTCCGGGACCCGGCTGTACGGTCCCGACCCGGTGCCCGTCGCCGCGCTCGACACCGACCGCACCGCGGTCATCGAGGTGACCGGCGAGAGCAGCCTGCAGGCGGCGCGCCGGATGACCGGCGAAGGGCCCGGCAGGATCGCCGTCCTGAACTACGCCTCCGCCCGTAACCCCGGGGGTGGCTACCTCAACGGCGCGCAGGCCCAGGAGGAGGCCCTGTGCCGCGGTTCCGCGCTGTACGCCACCCTGCTGCGGGCCCCCGACTACTACGCCCACCACCGGGCCGAACGCAGCGCCTTCTACACCGATCGAGTGATCCACTCGCCCGGCGTGCCGGTGTTCCGTGACGACCGGGGGCAGCTGTTGGACACCCCGTACACCGTCGGCTTCCTCACCTCGCCGGCGCCCAACGCCGGAGTCATCCGCAGCCGGACGCCCGAGGACGCCCACCGCATCCCCGCGGTGCTCGCGTCCCGCGCCGAGCGGGTGCTCGAGGTCGCCGCCGTGCGCGGGTACCGCAGGCTCGTGCTCGGGGCCTGGGGCTGCGGCGTGTTCATGAACGATCCGGCGCAGGTGGCAGGCGCGTTCCGGGCGCTGCTCGCCGACGGGGGCCGGTTCGACGGCCACTTCGAGCAGATCGTCTTCGGCATCCTCGACCGCAGCCGCACAGCGGAGACCCGTAACGCGTTCGCCCGGACGTTCGGCCGTGAAGCGCAGACGTGA